A segment of the Chryseobacterium scophthalmum genome:
CACCATTAGGTGCCGTTTTACAAAACTTTAGGAACATCCCGGTTGTAGATAATCTTGGAAATAATTTTCGTACAGAAGCAATTACTATTGTTGCTGGTCCTAATCCAAGCTCATATTGGGTACTAATACCTCGAGGAAACAATCTTTATAGTTATAAAATTGATAATAACGGATTTTCTAATGGTGCTCCTGTTATTAGTAATCTTAATTTGCCTTCTAGTTTAAGCTCTCAATACGCTTACAGTATTAAAGCATCTCCTAAACTGAGTAATCAAAATTTTTCAAATTTTATTTGCATTTCAATCTGGGCAAATCTTTTAAATGGCAGTAATAATGACAACAATAATAACCCTGATTTTATTAATAGAGTTCTTTCTTTTAATTCTAATACTGGGTTAATTAACAATAATTATGCTCTCAATATAAATTCAATGCGAACTTATTTGCCAGAATTTAATAGAAATGGATCAGTTTTATTCTTAGCCAATACATCAATATTTGCAGTCAATTTGCTAAACTCAACTACAAGTAATGTTAACTCTTTACAGATTTTTAATGGATCAGCAGGGCTTTCTCCCGCAAACTACACAAGTCTACAACGTAACAAATATGGTAATATTTATATAAATAAACATGGCAGTAACTTTTTAGGAATAATAAATAATCCAGATGTGTATGGACCAAATATGTCTGTAACAATGAACTCTCTAAACTTGGGCACAGGAAGTCTTGCTCGCTATGGGCTCCCACAACTTATTCCTAAATATGAACCTAATACTTATTATCCATGTATTGACAGTTTAACATTAACCGCAGAACCAAATTTAAATTTCAATTATGAAATCGGAAATAAAATAACAACTAAAAACAGGTACGTTATAGATTCTGGACATGATATTACAATGCAGGCTGGACAAAGCGTTAACCTTTTACCGGGAACAGATATTCAACTTGGTGCAAAATATCATGCCTTTATAGCGCCATGCAGAAAAGAAAGTTTTTCATCAAAAAGTCTTAACTCAAATAATAACCAACAAAATATGGTTCTGAATCTAGACATTGAAGAAAGAAAAACTCTTAATAAACAGCTTGAAATTCATCCGAATCCCACCTCCACATTTATCAACATAGATTCAGGAAATGAGAAAATCACTTCTTGGGAACTACTTGATATTTCAGGAAAAAGCGTTCTAAAAGGAAATTCTACACAAGTAAATGTACAAGGTTTACCTAAAGCTGCTTATTTGCTAAAAATTAATATTAATAATAAAATAACGACTAAAAAGGTCATTGTAAAATAAAACATCGAAAGGCTCGATAATATTGAGCCTTTCGATGTTAACAATATCTTTTATAAAATTTAATAATTATGAAAAAGCACTTATCTGAAATTGCTTCTGCTAAAAAGAAGCAGTAAGATTTGGTGAATTTCAAATTAAAATTTTGTAAAAAATAGAAGAATTGACTCTTTATACAATAGAACACAACAAAAGAATCAAAAAACTAAAATTAATAAATTTTAATACTATGAAAAAAATCCTATTAACATCACTTTTTGCATTATCAATA
Coding sequences within it:
- a CDS encoding T9SS type A sorting domain-containing protein, which gives rise to MRKFYLTLFLCLSLLGFSQGENDNWYFGNKAALNFSNPTTPVALNNSQMDTSEASGTVSDANGNLLFYCSPNTIWNRQHQPMLNGTGLSGGSSSQQLAIVKNPANSNQYYVFVTPEYDQGISPTNLLSYSIVDMSLGPIVNGSPLGAVLQNFRNIPVVDNLGNNFRTEAITIVAGPNPSSYWVLIPRGNNLYSYKIDNNGFSNGAPVISNLNLPSSLSSQYAYSIKASPKLSNQNFSNFICISIWANLLNGSNNDNNNNPDFINRVLSFNSNTGLINNNYALNINSMRTYLPEFNRNGSVLFLANTSIFAVNLLNSTTSNVNSLQIFNGSAGLSPANYTSLQRNKYGNIYINKHGSNFLGIINNPDVYGPNMSVTMNSLNLGTGSLARYGLPQLIPKYEPNTYYPCIDSLTLTAEPNLNFNYEIGNKITTKNRYVIDSGHDITMQAGQSVNLLPGTDIQLGAKYHAFIAPCRKESFSSKSLNSNNNQQNMVLNLDIEERKTLNKQLEIHPNPTSTFINIDSGNEKITSWELLDISGKSVLKGNSTQVNVQGLPKAAYLLKININNKITTKKVIVK